Proteins encoded by one window of Sus scrofa isolate TJ Tabasco breed Duroc chromosome 12, Sscrofa11.1, whole genome shotgun sequence:
- the CD7 gene encoding LOW QUALITY PROTEIN: T-cell antigen CD7 (The sequence of the model RefSeq protein was modified relative to this genomic sequence to represent the inferred CDS: inserted 1 base in 1 codon): MARLLGLPLXPLLLALSFNRAAQEVWQSPGHAIALEGGSIHITCSSRGPLLGIYLKRVLPKASNVIYYEEGREATVDERFRGRVTFSGLQHNLTISVHRLQLPDTGAYACQAIMDSEVWGPGTLVVVTDKLPQAANSCREAQWTHMALSAALAAVCFLAGLGLGAVCARRGTQIRRLCCAGGESSVCVIYEDMSLSRSNTVSLPSQFQ, translated from the exons ATGGCCCGGCTCCTGGGGCTCCCGC CTCCCCTGCTCCTTGCCCTCTCTTTCAACCGGGCTGCCCAAG AGGTGTGGCAGTCCCCCGGCCACGCCATCGCTTTGGAAGGAGGCTCCATCCACATCACCTGCTCCAGCCGTGGGCCCCTGCTGGGCATCTACCTGAAGCGAGTACTGCCGAAGGCCAGCAACGTGATCTACTacgaggaagggagggaggccacCGTGGACGAGCGCTTCAGGGGCCGCGTCACCTTCTCGGGGCTGCAGCACAACCTGACCATCAGCGTGCACCGCCTGCAGCTGCCCGACACGGGGGCCTACGCCTGCCAGGCCATCATGGACAGCGAGGTCTGGGGCCCCGGGACCCTGGTCGTGGTGACAG ACAAACTGCCTCAAGCTGCGAACAGCTGCCGGGAGGCTCAGTGGACACACATGGCCctctctgcagccctggctgCGGTCTGCTTCCTCgccgggctggggctgggggcagtgtGTGCGCGCCGAGGGACACAG ATCCGCAGACTCTGCTGTGCGGGGGGCGAGAGCTCCGTGTGTGTCATCTACGAGGACATGTCcctcagccgcagcaacaccgTGTCCCTCCCCAGCCAGTTCCAGTGA